A genomic stretch from Bosea sp. F3-2 includes:
- a CDS encoding IS110 family transposase yields MGEYIGLDVSLKETAVSVRRAGKRIWRGKCPSDPRLLAEVIRQRAPEVERVVFETGPLSVWFYHALTAEGLPAICIDARHAKAALDMAPNKTDANDADGLAHLAEVGFFREVRVKGYDSMLMRTLVAARTKLVRISTELSNQIRGLMKTFGLLVPSSKGGKFEEHVRRLLAGKEELARVILPILEAWRGLRLRAAELGRQLLSAARQSQACQLLMSIPGVGAVTATSFATAIEDPANFSKSRSVGAWLGLTTRRYQSGEVDYDGHISRRGDAHIRGLLYEAATVILTRAQADSALRSWGLKLREKLGFKRAAVAVARKLAVIMHAMLKSGEPFNRTAA; encoded by the coding sequence ATGGGCGAGTATATCGGTCTCGACGTATCGTTGAAAGAGACGGCAGTATCCGTGCGGCGGGCAGGCAAGCGGATTTGGCGCGGCAAGTGCCCGTCGGATCCGAGACTTCTCGCTGAGGTGATCCGTCAGCGGGCGCCCGAAGTTGAGCGGGTCGTATTCGAGACCGGTCCGTTGTCGGTGTGGTTTTACCATGCGCTGACGGCAGAAGGCCTTCCGGCGATCTGCATCGACGCGCGGCATGCCAAGGCGGCGCTCGACATGGCTCCAAACAAAACAGATGCGAACGATGCCGACGGCCTGGCGCATCTGGCCGAGGTCGGCTTCTTTCGCGAGGTCCGGGTGAAGGGCTATGACAGCATGCTGATGCGGACCTTGGTCGCAGCGCGCACCAAGCTGGTCCGGATCAGCACCGAGCTCTCAAACCAGATCCGTGGTCTGATGAAGACATTCGGGCTGCTGGTCCCATCAAGCAAGGGCGGCAAGTTCGAGGAGCATGTTCGGCGGCTGCTCGCCGGCAAGGAGGAGCTTGCGCGCGTCATCCTCCCGATTCTGGAAGCGTGGCGCGGCCTACGCCTGCGGGCAGCCGAGCTCGGGCGCCAGCTCCTGAGCGCCGCACGACAAAGCCAGGCCTGTCAGCTTCTCATGTCGATCCCCGGGGTGGGCGCGGTCACGGCAACCTCCTTCGCCACCGCCATCGAAGATCCGGCCAACTTCTCCAAATCCCGCTCCGTGGGAGCATGGCTTGGCCTGACGACCCGGCGCTACCAATCCGGAGAGGTCGATTATGACGGCCACATCTCGAGGCGCGGCGATGCCCATATCCGAGGCCTGCTCTACGAGGCCGCAACCGTCATCCTGACGCGGGCGCAGGCTGATAGCGCCCTACGTAGCTGGGGCTTGAAGCTGCGTGAAAAGCTGGGCTTCAAGCGCGCGGCCGTCGCAGTCGCGCGCAAGCTGGCCGTGATCATGCACGCCATGTTGAAGTCCGGCGAGCCATTCAACCGAACCGCCGCCTGA
- a CDS encoding IS1182 family transposase — MSGFIEGCDRRQPTLLPDCLDDYVAEENPVRVVDVFVDDLDLGALGFDGVTPAATGRPAYHPATLLKLYVYGYLNRVQSSRRLEREAGRNVELMWLTGRLAPDHKTIADFRKDNGSAIQAACAQFVVLCRQIGLFGSALVAIDGSKFKAVNSRDKNFTTHKLQKRLEQVAEHIAGYLRDLDTADRQEGEAATARSERLKEKVERLREQMKMLQAMAGRVEAAPDGQVSLTDPDARSMATSGRGSGIVGYNLQSAVEAEHHLIVAHDVVMTGSDREQLAAMAAKAKAAMGVAKLDAPADRGYFSGEEIRSCDALGVTPYLPKPLISGAKTDGRFGKQDFVYLPGQDVYRCPSGALLPRHMTTVERGMVLHRYWDRASCQACALKDRCTPSIERRVTRWEHEALIDALQRRMDLTPGTMRLRRRLVEHPFGTIKAWMGSTHFLTKRLPNVRTEIGLHVLAYNPKRVIAIIGAKPLIAAIRS; from the coding sequence TTGAGCGGCTTCATCGAGGGTTGCGACCGCCGGCAGCCGACGCTGCTCCCCGATTGCCTGGACGACTACGTGGCCGAGGAAAACCCGGTGCGGGTGGTCGACGTCTTCGTCGATGACCTGGACCTGGGCGCTCTGGGCTTTGATGGCGTGACGCCGGCAGCGACGGGACGCCCCGCCTACCACCCGGCGACGCTGCTCAAGCTCTACGTCTACGGCTACCTGAACAGGGTGCAGTCCAGCCGCCGGCTGGAGCGCGAGGCTGGGCGCAATGTCGAGTTGATGTGGCTGACGGGGAGGCTTGCGCCCGACCACAAGACGATCGCCGACTTCCGGAAGGACAATGGCTCGGCGATCCAGGCCGCCTGTGCGCAGTTCGTGGTGCTGTGTCGTCAGATCGGCCTGTTCGGGAGCGCCCTGGTCGCGATCGACGGCAGCAAGTTCAAGGCGGTGAACAGCCGCGACAAGAACTTCACGACCCACAAGCTCCAGAAGCGTCTGGAGCAAGTCGCCGAGCACATCGCCGGCTACCTGCGCGACCTCGACACGGCCGACCGCCAGGAAGGCGAGGCCGCCACTGCGCGTTCGGAACGGCTGAAGGAGAAGGTCGAACGGTTGCGCGAGCAGATGAAGATGCTTCAGGCGATGGCGGGACGGGTCGAAGCCGCGCCGGACGGCCAGGTCTCGCTGACCGATCCGGACGCTCGCTCGATGGCCACCAGCGGGCGCGGCAGCGGGATCGTCGGCTACAATCTCCAGTCTGCGGTGGAGGCCGAGCATCACCTGATCGTCGCCCACGACGTGGTGATGACCGGCAGCGACCGCGAACAGCTCGCGGCCATGGCCGCCAAGGCCAAGGCCGCCATGGGCGTGGCAAAGCTCGATGCGCCGGCCGACCGCGGCTACTTCTCCGGTGAGGAGATCCGTTCCTGCGACGCCCTGGGCGTGACGCCGTATCTGCCCAAGCCGCTGATCTCGGGCGCCAAGACCGACGGCCGGTTCGGCAAGCAGGACTTCGTCTACCTGCCCGGGCAGGACGTCTATCGCTGCCCCTCCGGCGCGCTGCTGCCGCGCCATATGACCACGGTCGAGCGAGGCATGGTGCTTCACCGCTACTGGGATCGTGCCAGTTGCCAGGCCTGCGCCCTCAAGGATCGGTGCACCCCCAGCATCGAGCGGCGCGTGACCCGCTGGGAGCATGAGGCGCTCATCGACGCCCTTCAGCGGCGGATGGACCTGACGCCCGGCACCATGCGCCTGCGAAGACGGCTCGTCGAGCATCCCTTCGGCACGATCAAGGCCTGGATGGGATCGACGCACTTCCTGACAAAGCGCCTGCCCAACGTCAGAACCGAGATCGGCCTCCACGTCCTGGCCTATAACCCCAAGCGCGTCATTGCCATCATCGGCGCCAAGCCGCTCATCGCAGCCATCAGATCATGA
- a CDS encoding sugar phosphate isomerase/epimerase: MTQSPHPLGIAHFSCIDVPPVDFVRLAGNIGYSAVGLRLHPAFPGAPFYTLRSGSPEMRSVKTASRAENVGVYDIEFVVIDPAFSPRTLLPMLESAGELGARRLSVCGDDPDEGRFVANLSELADIAGGFGMGVDLEIMPWRHIGSLAAAAHAVEATGRSNVGVLIDALHLSRSGSRPAALREIPQALIRSVQLCDAPRRRPKDKDALIAEARGGRLLPGAGSLPLQGLLSAAPEHAVLSVEVPNRGMPPEIHAKALFDATLALFHTDAFDSAHQAIPESS; the protein is encoded by the coding sequence ATGACGCAATCTCCTCATCCGCTTGGAATTGCGCACTTTTCCTGCATCGACGTGCCGCCAGTCGACTTCGTGCGCTTGGCTGGAAACATCGGGTACTCGGCCGTTGGCCTCCGACTGCATCCGGCTTTCCCGGGAGCGCCGTTCTACACGCTGAGATCGGGAAGCCCGGAAATGCGTTCGGTGAAGACCGCTTCGCGGGCAGAAAACGTAGGTGTCTACGACATCGAGTTTGTCGTCATTGACCCAGCATTCTCGCCTCGCACCCTCCTGCCGATGCTTGAGTCTGCCGGTGAACTCGGTGCGCGTCGCCTCAGCGTTTGCGGCGATGATCCAGACGAGGGCCGGTTCGTGGCAAACCTGTCGGAGCTTGCCGATATCGCAGGCGGTTTCGGGATGGGCGTCGATCTGGAGATCATGCCTTGGCGGCACATCGGGTCACTCGCGGCTGCCGCGCATGCGGTCGAAGCGACGGGCAGGAGCAACGTTGGCGTGCTAATCGATGCGCTTCATCTTTCGCGATCGGGAAGTCGGCCAGCGGCCTTGCGAGAAATCCCGCAGGCGTTGATCCGCAGCGTTCAGCTTTGCGACGCGCCCCGTCGGCGGCCGAAGGACAAGGACGCTCTGATTGCAGAGGCACGCGGCGGCCGCCTTCTGCCAGGAGCTGGATCATTACCCTTGCAGGGACTTCTTAGCGCAGCGCCCGAGCACGCCGTGCTTTCGGTCGAGGTGCCGAACCGCGGCATGCCGCCAGAGATCCACGCGAAAGCCCTTTTCGACGCCACCTTGGCACTTTTTCACACGGATGCCTTCGACAGTGCACATCAGGCGATTCCAGAGAGCTCATAG
- a CDS encoding GntR family transcriptional regulator — MKPVAGDDPTAPWRTTFVDDGKNTIASQLVERLREAIVSGQLKAGTKINLGRAREVFSVSLSPLREALARLVPDGLVIFEDNRGYRVAPVSVSNLREITRLREEFETLALRQAIAVAPPEWEGDVTRALHRLNTAERDPSDQATLERWETLHREFHLTLLSGCSMPLLLNFCRTLLNLNDRYRRSFLVRTSGDRNVAVEHSEIAQGAAARDADYACARLREHIHRTGSNLAAHLADRIAP; from the coding sequence GTGAAGCCAGTGGCTGGAGATGATCCCACCGCGCCTTGGCGCACCACTTTCGTCGATGACGGCAAGAACACGATTGCCAGCCAGTTGGTCGAACGGCTCCGCGAGGCGATCGTTTCAGGCCAGCTCAAGGCAGGGACCAAGATCAACCTTGGCCGCGCGCGGGAAGTCTTTTCCGTCTCGCTGAGTCCATTGCGGGAGGCGCTGGCGCGGCTCGTGCCGGATGGCCTCGTCATCTTTGAGGACAATCGCGGCTACCGTGTCGCTCCCGTTTCGGTGAGCAATCTGCGTGAAATCACCCGCCTGCGCGAGGAGTTCGAAACGCTTGCGCTTCGGCAGGCGATTGCCGTGGCACCCCCCGAATGGGAAGGCGATGTGACGCGAGCACTGCACCGGCTCAACACTGCCGAACGAGACCCATCCGATCAGGCCACGCTCGAACGATGGGAGACTTTGCATCGAGAGTTCCATCTCACGCTGCTGTCTGGTTGTTCGATGCCACTCTTGCTGAACTTTTGTCGGACGCTTCTCAATCTGAACGACCGTTACCGCCGCAGCTTCCTGGTGCGGACCTCGGGAGACCGCAACGTCGCCGTGGAGCATAGCGAGATCGCGCAAGGAGCCGCTGCGCGCGACGCCGACTACGCATGCGCGCGCTTGCGCGAGCACATCCATCGGACGGGCAGCAATTTGGCCGCCCATCTCGCGGACAGGATAGCGCCATGA
- a CDS encoding dioxygenase, whose translation MVIQRQQDVTPAVLEVMERTRDPRLREIMFSFITHLHAFVRDVRLTEAEFREATAILNEIGALASDTHNEFVLMAGSLGVSSLVCLLNNGDGGNTETSQSLLGPFWRLNSPRVDNGGTIVRSDTPGDPLFVQARVVDTAGRPVEGAEVDVWHASPVGLYENQDPEQAEMNLRGKFTTDAEGRFWFRSVMMVGYPIPTTGVVGRLLRVQDRHPMRPAHLHALIFKPGFKVLISQVYDSNDPHIDSDVQFGVTKALLGDFARHDEPHPTMPAVTSPWYSLDYTYVMESGEAVLPRPPIK comes from the coding sequence ATGGTCATTCAACGTCAGCAGGACGTCACGCCCGCCGTTCTGGAGGTCATGGAACGCACGCGAGACCCGCGTTTGCGCGAGATCATGTTCTCGTTCATCACCCACCTTCACGCCTTCGTTCGCGACGTCCGGCTCACAGAGGCCGAGTTTCGCGAAGCGACTGCGATCCTCAACGAGATCGGCGCCCTCGCCTCCGACACGCATAACGAATTCGTGCTGATGGCTGGCTCGTTGGGCGTGTCATCGCTCGTCTGCCTCCTCAACAACGGAGATGGCGGCAACACCGAGACGTCACAGTCACTGCTGGGCCCATTCTGGCGGCTGAACTCTCCGCGGGTCGACAATGGCGGCACGATCGTTCGCTCCGACACCCCAGGAGACCCGCTCTTCGTCCAGGCTCGGGTGGTGGATACGGCCGGGCGGCCGGTCGAAGGAGCGGAGGTCGATGTCTGGCATGCCTCGCCGGTCGGGCTCTACGAGAACCAGGACCCCGAGCAGGCCGAAATGAATCTGCGCGGCAAGTTTACGACCGATGCGGAGGGTCGCTTCTGGTTTCGGTCGGTCATGATGGTGGGCTATCCAATTCCGACCACTGGAGTTGTTGGGCGCCTTCTCCGGGTTCAGGACCGCCACCCGATGCGCCCAGCTCATCTTCACGCGCTAATCTTCAAGCCCGGCTTCAAAGTGTTGATCTCGCAGGTCTATGACTCAAACGATCCGCATATCGATTCCGACGTGCAGTTCGGAGTGACGAAGGCCTTGCTGGGCGACTTCGCGCGCCACGATGAGCCACATCCGACGATGCCCGCTGTGACGTCGCCCTGGTACTCCCTCGACTACACCTACGTCATGGAATCGGGCGAAGCCGTGCTTCCTCGACCGCCGATCAAGTAA
- the hpaH gene encoding 2-oxo-hept-4-ene-1,7-dioate hydratase produces the protein MLTEDDHRRAAEAILKAERERVPCVQLSKMFPDMEIADAYRVQDLWAEARIANGARIAGHKIGLTSRAMQMASKITEPDYGRILDDALYNDGAQIKTETFIKPRLEVELAFIMGEDLSGPACRIHDVMRATEFVVPALEIIDYRTEVPRAIVDTIADNAAFGAIVIGGRMVRPFDVDVRWVGATLSQNGIIEESGVSAAIMGHPAAGIAWLVNKLHEVGAGLKKGQIVLGGSFTRPVDIKRGDVIYADYGPLGAIGVSFI, from the coding sequence GTGCTGACTGAAGACGACCATCGCAGGGCGGCCGAGGCCATCCTGAAGGCAGAGCGCGAACGGGTTCCATGCGTTCAGCTTTCGAAGATGTTCCCCGACATGGAAATCGCCGACGCCTATCGCGTCCAGGATCTCTGGGCCGAAGCGCGGATTGCCAACGGGGCGCGCATTGCCGGACACAAGATCGGGCTGACCTCACGCGCGATGCAGATGGCATCGAAGATCACTGAACCGGACTATGGCCGCATCCTCGACGATGCGCTTTACAACGACGGCGCGCAGATCAAGACCGAGACCTTCATCAAACCGCGTCTCGAGGTCGAATTGGCATTCATCATGGGAGAAGATCTCTCCGGCCCGGCCTGCCGCATCCACGATGTCATGCGCGCGACAGAGTTCGTTGTCCCAGCCCTGGAGATCATCGACTATCGGACCGAGGTCCCGCGCGCGATCGTCGACACCATCGCCGACAATGCAGCCTTCGGCGCAATCGTCATTGGCGGTCGGATGGTCCGCCCCTTCGATGTGGATGTGCGCTGGGTTGGAGCCACGCTGTCGCAGAACGGCATCATCGAAGAATCTGGTGTCTCTGCTGCCATCATGGGGCACCCGGCGGCTGGAATCGCCTGGTTGGTGAACAAGCTGCACGAGGTTGGGGCCGGACTGAAGAAGGGGCAAATCGTCCTTGGGGGGTCGTTCACGCGCCCTGTCGACATCAAGAGAGGCGATGTCATTTATGCCGATTATGGCCCCCTCGGAGCCATCGGCGTTTCTTTCATTTGA
- a CDS encoding aldolase/citrate lyase family protein encodes MNLPENRFKRALCEGRQQIGLWCSLPGSYAAEAVAGSGYHWLLFDTEHSPGDPLTVLAQLQAVAPYDVSAVVRPASNDAVLIKRFLDLGAQTLLIPYVQTADEARSAVAAIRYAPGGIRGVSGLTRATRFGRIANYGKLAADELCLLVQVETREALEQLEEIAAVDGVDGVFIGPADLAASLGHVGEPGHPAVVEAVEGAIRRIRATGKPAGILTPDTAFAKRCIDLGTTFTAVAIDAGILARGTEAVARQFMAP; translated from the coding sequence ATGAACTTGCCTGAGAACCGCTTCAAACGCGCATTGTGTGAGGGCCGCCAGCAGATTGGCCTCTGGTGCAGCCTGCCAGGAAGCTACGCGGCCGAGGCCGTCGCCGGCTCGGGCTATCATTGGCTGCTGTTTGACACTGAGCACTCGCCCGGAGACCCCCTCACTGTTCTGGCGCAGCTCCAGGCGGTGGCGCCCTATGACGTTTCGGCCGTGGTCCGTCCAGCGAGCAACGATGCAGTGCTGATCAAGCGCTTTCTCGACCTCGGCGCTCAAACCCTGCTCATACCCTACGTTCAGACTGCGGACGAGGCACGGTCTGCGGTCGCCGCCATACGCTACGCGCCCGGTGGCATCCGGGGAGTGTCGGGACTGACGCGCGCGACGCGCTTCGGTCGGATTGCCAACTATGGGAAGCTGGCGGCAGATGAGCTCTGCCTCCTCGTTCAGGTTGAAACGCGCGAGGCGCTGGAGCAACTTGAAGAGATAGCTGCCGTAGATGGTGTCGATGGCGTCTTCATCGGCCCGGCGGATCTCGCGGCGAGCCTCGGGCACGTAGGTGAGCCCGGACATCCCGCGGTCGTCGAGGCCGTCGAGGGCGCGATCCGAAGGATCCGCGCAACTGGCAAGCCCGCCGGCATCCTCACGCCGGATACCGCTTTCGCCAAACGCTGCATCGATCTCGGAACGACCTTCACCGCGGTTGCGATCGATGCGGGAATCCTTGCACGCGGCACCGAGGCGGTTGCTCGTCAGTTCATGGCGCCGTAG
- a CDS encoding STM3941 family protein, translating to MRNSRILRGSRLKASLCLLASLVFVLIGTSMIQETKMATVAWGWACVAFFGLGVVVFLWLLIRPQVLILDAGGFTVDGGLVRTPRYVAWRDVQGFCVFSAGRGGKMVGYNFEPHAKQKSLLTRINRSLGADAGLPQGWQISAEQLAAVLNDYRLQALGRAG from the coding sequence TTGCGCAATTCAAGAATTCTTAGAGGGTCTCGTCTCAAGGCCTCATTGTGCCTCCTGGCAAGTCTCGTCTTCGTCCTAATCGGAACGAGTATGATCCAGGAGACGAAAATGGCCACCGTCGCGTGGGGTTGGGCCTGCGTAGCGTTCTTTGGGCTGGGTGTCGTTGTATTTCTATGGCTATTAATCCGCCCTCAAGTTCTAATCCTTGACGCCGGCGGCTTCACAGTTGATGGCGGTCTTGTTCGGACACCGAGGTACGTCGCATGGCGGGATGTGCAAGGCTTTTGCGTTTTCAGCGCGGGACGCGGCGGCAAGATGGTCGGTTACAATTTTGAACCACACGCCAAGCAGAAATCTCTACTCACACGGATAAATCGTAGCCTTGGTGCTGACGCCGGCCTTCCGCAGGGATGGCAGATCTCCGCGGAGCAATTGGCGGCGGTTCTAAACGACTATCGACTCCAAGCCTTGGGCCGAGCAGGCTGA